From one Lolium rigidum isolate FL_2022 chromosome 4, APGP_CSIRO_Lrig_0.1, whole genome shotgun sequence genomic stretch:
- the LOC124647622 gene encoding PH, RCC1 and FYVE domains-containing protein 1-like has translation MMYTKGPSSDVLRASISSAPSTSSHGSAQDDCDSLGDVYVWGEVVCDSSARTSSDTVIRSTGKTDFLLPKPLESSLVLDVYHVDCGVRHASLVTRNGEVFTWGEDSGGRLGHGTREDSVHPRLVESLAACNIDFVACGEFHTCAVTTTGELYTWGDGTHNVGLLGHGTDVGHWIPRRISGALEGLQIAYVSCGTWHTALITSMGQLFTFGDGSFGVLGHGDVKSISYPREIESLSGLKTIAVACGVWHTAAIVEVIVTQSSATVSAGKLFTWGDGDKSRLGHGDKDARLKPTCVASLIDYDFYRVACGHSLTVGLTTSGKVWSMGNSVYGQLGNPNSDGRPCLVEDKIASEHVLQVACGSYHVAVLTSRSEVFTWGKGANGRLGHGDIEDRKVPTPVEALRDRAVRHIACGANFTAAICLHKWVSGSDQSQCSSCRQPFGFTRKRHNCYNCGLVHCNACTSRKALRAALAPNPKKLQRVCDSCFLKLNNASDTSNGERNGEARVGKSILSSNMDMIRSLDNKAAKQGKRTDALSFLRNPQVSSLLQLRDIAFSGGVDLNRSVPRTVRTSARSVATSRAVSPFSRKSSPPRSTTPVPTTHGLSLSKSATDNLVKTNELLNQEVERLRAQVDNLRQRCEHHELELHKSAKKVQEAMTLVAEESAKSKAAKEVIKSLTAQLKDMAERLPPDNGSYDCNEAKQLHAPNGVEPHVAIYSSMNGKIHPSRNELPNASNAHSPNSGWSPHSNGISSQHKLLSNISENSEGSIHSLRITSPHEADRPHRRAHSNSDEMLSASSRADDNVSIDARSLQNSEDGYKSRGTVSISSNQVQAEWIEQYEPGVYITLTTLRDGTRDLKRVRFSRRRFGEHQAENWWNENRDKVYERYNVRSSERVSSAASTRSAY, from the exons ATGATGTACACAAAGGGGCCATCATCAGATGTTCTTAGAGCAAGCATTTCTAGTGCCCCTAGTACATCCAGCCATGGTTCTGCACAAGATGACTGCGACTCTTTAGGCGATGTATATGTGTGGGGTGAAGTTGTTTGTGATAGCTCTGCAAGAACCAGTTCTGACACTGTAATTAGATCAACTGGGAAGACTGATTTCCTCCTCCCAAAGCCGTTGGAGTCTAGTTTGGTTCTCGATGTGTATCATGTAGATTGTGGGGTCAGGCATGCATCCTTGGTCACAAGAAATGGCGAAGTTTTTACATGGGGTGAAGATTCTGGAGGCCGCCTTGGCCATGGAACACGGGAAGATTCTGTTCACCCTCGTCTTGTCGAGTCCTTAGCTGCTTGCAACATAGATTTTGTTGCATGTGGGGAGTTTCATACCTGCGCTGTGACCACAACTGGTGAACTTTATACCTGGGGAGATGGAACTCACAATGTTGGACTTCTAGGACATGGTACCGATGTAGGACACTGGATACCTAGGAGGATATCTGGAGCTCTGGAAGGTCTCCAAATTGCTTATGTTTCTTGTGGAACCTGGCATACAGCCTTGATCACATCGATGGGTCAATTGTTTACCTTCGGCGATGGTTCATTTGGGGTATTAGGACATGGAGATGTGAAGAGCATTTCGTATCCACGGGAGATAGAATCACTGTCAGGGCTGAAAACAATTGCGGTTGCATGTGGTGTATGGCATACTGCAGCTATTGTAGAGGTCATCGTCACTCAGTCCAGCGCGACTGTGTCTGCTGGAAAGCTATTCACATGGGGAGATGGCGACAAGAGTCGACTTGGTCATGGTGATAAGGATGCACGACTTAAGCCTACTTGTGTAGCTTCGCTTATTGATTATGATTTTTACAGGGTAGCATGTGGCCACAGTCTTACTGTAGGCTTGACAACTTCTGGAAAAGTGTGGAGCATGGGTAACTCAGTTTACGGTCAGCTCGGAAATCCAAATTCCGATGGAAGGCCATGTTTAGTTGAAGATAAGATTGCAAGCGAGCATGTTCTACAAGTTGCTTGTGGTTCCTACCACGTTGCAGTTTTGACAAGTAGAAGCGAAGTTTTTACGTGGGGTAAGGGAGCTAACGGGAGATTGGGCCATGGAGATATAGAGGACCGGAAGGTACCTACACCGGTCGAGGCATTGAGAGATAGAGCTGTTCGGCACATAGCTTGCGGTGCAAACTTCACTGCTGCTATATGCCTGCACAAATGGGTTTCTGGATCTGATCAATCACAGTGCTCCTCATGTCGACAGCCGTTTGGGTTTACCCGAAAGAGGCATAACTGCTATAACTGTGGGCTTGTCCATTGTAACGCATGCACCTCAAGGAAGGCTTTGAGAGCAGCATTGGCTCCTAATCCCAAGAAACTTCAGCGTGTTTGTGATTCTTGTTTCTTGAAACTGAACAATGCTTCCGACACTAGTAATGGGGAAAGAAATGGTGAAGCTAGAGTAGGAAAATCCATCCTTTCTAGTAACATGGATATGATTAGAAGTTTGGATAATAAGGCAGCAAAACAGGGGAAGAGAACCGATGCATTGTCATTTCTCCGGAATCCTCAAGTTAGTTCGCTACTGCAGCTCAGAGATATTGCTTTCTCCGGCGGTGTAGATCTCAACAGATCAGTTCCGAGAACAGTGCGCACATCAGCACGGTCAGTAGCCACTTCAAGGGCTGTTTCCCCTTTCTCTCGCAAGTCTAGTCCACCACGGTCCACCACACCAGTTCCAACTACTCATGGTCTTTCTCTCTCAAAAAGTGCTACTGATAATCTGGTGAAAACAAATGAGCTCTTAAATCAGGAAGTTGAGAGGCTGCGTGCACAG GTTGATAACCTGAGACAGCGTTGTGAGCATCATGAGCTTGAACTGCATAAATCAGCCAAGAAAGTACAAGAGGCCATGACACTGGTTGCAGAGGAATCTGCAAAATCTAAAGCTGCAAAAGAAGTTATAAAATCACTAACAGCACAG ctcaaggacatggctgaGAGGTTACCACCAGATAATGGATCTTATGATTGCAATGAAGCAAAGCAATTACACGCTCCTAATGGCGTCGAGCCACATGTTGCTATCTACTCTAGCATGAATGGGAAAATTCACCCATCAAGGAATGAATTACCCAATGCTTCAAATGCACATAGTCCAAACTCTGGATGGTCGCCACATTCAAACGGAATCTCGAGTCAACATAAATTACTAAGTAATATAAGTGAAAACAGTGAAGGGAGCATTCACAGCCTTCGAATTACCAGTCCTCACGAAGCAGATCGTCCTCATCGAAGAGCACACAGCAATAGTGACGAGATGCTGTCCGCAAGTAGCAGAGCTGATGATAATGTCAGCATTGATGCTAGGTCCCTTCAAAACAGTGAGGACGGCTATAAGTCTCGAGGCACAGTATCAATATCCAGCAACCAAGTACAGGCGGAGTGGATTGAGCAGTACGAACCAGGTGTTTACATAACGCTCACGACCCTCCGTGATGGCACCCGGGATCTAAAGAGGGTTCGCTTCAG TCGAAGGCGCTTTGGGGAGCATCAGGCGGAAAACTGGTGGAACGAGAATCGCGACAAAGTGTACGAGCGGTACAACGTGAGGAGCTCTGAACGAGTGTCGTCAGCAGCCTCGACCCGGTCAGCCTATTAA